Within the Opitutaceae bacterium TAV5 genome, the region ATCACCTGGTCCGCTATCCGGATAGCGCCGAAGAAACCTCCGGCTACAATGCCAAAGGCCAGCTTGTCCGGCAGACCGACGCCGACGGCGTGCAGACCCTGTTTGCGTACAACGACCGCGGCGAGCAGACGGTGACCGCCCTCGACATCAATCGCAATGGCGTCATCGACTACGCGGGCGACGACCGGATCACCCGCACGGCTACCACCTACGCGACCCGCGGCAGTGCCACCGTCCGACGGACGATCACCGAAGTCTGGGAAGAGCCCGGCGACAATCCGGTGATCTTTTCCGTCACCGAGACGGCGATGGACAGTCTGCAATCCTGGAGCACCGCTCGCGGCCTGATCACGCACACGAGCGTCACGCAGGACGGCGCGGGCAACCGCACCGAAACGACAACCGCTCCCGATGGCTCCACCTCCCTCCTCACGTATGTCCAGGGCCGCCTGATCGGTGAAACCCGCAAGGATGCCGACAACGTAACCCTCTCCGAAATCGCCTGGGCGTACGACCCGCATGGCCGGCTTGCCTCGCAGACGGTGACCGGCATCGGCGCAACCACGTATTCGTATCTTGATGACGGCCGGGTTGCCAGCGTGACCACGCCCGATCCCGGCGACGGTGCCCAGACCACCAGCTACACGTACAACAACCGCGGCTGGCCGTCGAAGGTCACCCATCCCGACGCCGCCGAGACCGAAACCACGTACTACCCGACCGGCCAGATAAAGCGCACGTGGGGCGCACGCACGTATCCGCAAGAATACACCTACGACGCGCAGGGCCGGCTGAAAACGCTGACCACCTGGAAGGATTTTTCCGGCACCACCGGCGAGGCTGTCACCACGTGGAACTACGACCCGCAACGCGGCTGGCTCACCCAGAAACTCTACGCGGACAATCAGGGACCGGCCTGGACGTACACCCCCGCTGGCCGACTCGCCACGCGCACCTGGGCGCGCGGCGTCGTTACCACATACGGTTACACCGATGCCGGCGACTTGGCCTCCGTCACCTACAGCGACAGCACGCCGGCGGTTGCCCACACGTATGACCGCGCCGGGCGCCTGCACACCACCACCGACGCCGCCGGCCTGCTCACCCGCTCCTATGCCAACGGACAGCTGACCGGCGAAGTCTATTCCGGCACCGGTCTGCTTTCGGGCAAGTCGGTCACCCGCACCTTCGACAGCCTGCAACGGCAGGACTCCCTTTCGGCAACTTCGATCCAACCCGTGAGCTACACTTACGACGCCGCCTCGCGTCTGGCCACTGTGACGCAGGGCAACCTGTCAGCCAGCTACAGTTACCATCCGAATCTCGGCACGGTGTCCGGCGTGATCGTCAGCAACGGCTCCACCGAACGCGCCCGGCAGGAGCGCACCTTCGACGTGCTCGGCCGCGTCACCCGTGTGGACACCCTCGGCAACGGTTCCACCCTGCACGCCCGCCGCGACTACACGTACAACGCGGCCAACCAGCGTACGCAGGTCACCCATGAGGATTCCCGGCGCTGGGCCTACGGCTATGATATGCTCGGGCAGGTGACCTCGGCGCAAAAGCGCCTGTCCGACAACACGGCCTTGCCGGGGTACGATTTCGGGTACAGCTTTGATGACATCGGCAACCGCATGAGCACGACCACCAACGGCCGCACCGCCGCCTACCTTTCCGACGCGCTCAACCGCTACACGCAACGCGACTATCCCGGCGCCATCGACGTGCGCGGCTCCGCCTCCACCGCCGTCACCGTGCTCGTCAACGATGGCCTGACCACCCGCACCGGCGAGGACTTTTTCCGGGCTACCCCCTTTGATAACGCTGCCTCTGCAGTTAACGCCGAAATCAAAATCCAGGCGGTCGATCCTGGTCCGCCCGAACGGATCGCCACCGAAACACGAGCGCTGAGCAACCCCATCGAGACCGATCCCTACGTGATGCCATCTACACCTGAAGGCTTTTTGTATGATGCCGACGGCAACCTGACGCAGGACGGCCGCTGGAACTATGCCTGGGATGGCGAAAACCGTTTGGTCTCCGCGGAAATGCGGGAAAATGTCGTAACGGAAACAGGGCTGGTCTGCTTCCGGCAAGAAAACACCCATGATTCACAGGGACGACGCATCGCCGTTATCGAGAAGCTTCAGTCTCCAACTCTCGGCTGGATAACAGCCAACAGCAGACGACTCCTCTATGATGGATGGAATCTGCTCGCCGAATACCAGACCTCCTCGAGCGTCCTGTTATCCACCCACATATGGGGCTCGGACCTGAGCGGATCGACGCAGGGCGCGGGTGGAGTTGGCGGCCTGCTGTGGACCACCACAACCACGGGAACCTACGCGCCCGGCTATGATGCCAACGGAAACATTATCGCATGGATTGACACGGCCGACGGCACCCTCGCCGGCCAGCGCGGATACGGTGCTTTTGGTGAATCCGTCATAACCACCGGCATCAATGAGGAACTGTCGTTCGGCTTCTCTACCAAATACCAAGACCGCCTCACGGGTTTTTACTATTATGGCTATCGCTATTACAGCCCGAATTTGGGACGATGGCTCAGCAGGGATCCCATTGAAGAGGAGGGAGGGGGGAACCTGTATGGAATGATGGGAAATGATCTGATTAGTCATCTGGATTACTTGGGATTACAGATGTTTGGTGAACCTGGTACGATGTATAATCCGATTCCGGAATTGCCAGATAAGTTCAAAAATCCTCCACCACCGGATTGTTCGTCCGGTTTCTGTGTTGTGGGTACTACTATTGAAGATTGGTTCGGGAAAATGCTCCAAGTTCTCGGAGTTGATCATGTTGATATCGCATATAATGGTTCTGTCGTCTATGTGGGGAGAGGGGGAAGAGCAGGAAGAATCGGTACCGAATACATAAAAACCACTCGAGTCTATCAATTAAGTAAAAGAGATAACGGCTATTTAAAATACGGCAACGGAGATGGTTGCATGCCATGCAAAAAAGCGACCAACAGCGATATTCTCTCATGCTTATCGAAAAGGAAGCCTGTATCAGGAAGAAATTGTCAGGGGGATGTGCAGGATGCAGTCGGTGACTGCTGTTTGACTGGCTTTATGACCTTAGTAGGCAGTTTGTTTCCAAACACATCAGGAGCTCGAAATACAGAATGAAAAAACGACATTGTGTCATTCTTGTAATTTTAACAATGACTCTACTTTCTTGGTGGGCTTATAGAAAAACCTGTTACTACATCAATCGAATGCGAACATTTGACACAATGGCACTTGTTTACTTCATCGCAGGTAAATTGCCTGCCTTGGATGAGGCTTCCTTGCTCATTGAGGCTGTGTGCAAAGAATATCCTGAATTAGCTAAAGACGGGAATGTCGTTGATGCATGGGGCAACCCACTAAAGATAAATTTAGTCACAGATACTGGCGGAATTCGACTTGATATAAGAAGCGCTGGTCATGATGGGTCTATCGGGACATCCGATGATTTGACGAAAATAATATTTTATCCGAATCAAGACCAAATCAAAGAAAACGCTGTAGACGACAAAAAGGCTGACCAGGGGAACATATCCAGCGAATCAAACCTTACGGGAACCTCTAAAAATTGATTCCTACCGCGAAAGTCGATCTAGGAGCCGGTCCGGAAAATCAAACCTGAATGCTTGCGATTTTTCTCCACCACATCCGACACAAGACTCACTGATTTCCAACCGATGATTCCCCGATACCTCTTTCTTCTGTCCTGCTGCCTCCCGGCAACCGCGTCCCTGCCCGCTGCCCTCGTTTTCGAGACAACCACGATCTCGCAACCCGCCAAGGCGGGAGACACGGAGATGGTCGCAGTCTTCCGGTTCTAAAATGCAGGTGAAACTGCCGAAGAGATCACACCCCTCGACAGTTCATGCGTACACGCCTTGGCCAAGCCATAACGGCATTCGCCAAAGTATCTTATACGAATTACGCCGAGGAATAAACCAGACTGCAATCGCCAGTTGTCTGCATTCCTGGCCCGCCTCTGGTCTGTTTTCTGCTCGATTTGCGATAACCGCGCCACACACGCGCAATTATCTGCATATGAAGAAAATCACATCCATCCTGCCGGCCGTTTTCTGCGCCGTTTTTCCTTCCCTCGTGTCTGCCCAGATTACCTTCGAAGACAATCCGTTCATCGCGGGAGATGCCCGGGCGACCGTCTCGTCTCCGTTATCGTTCGAGATCTCTTCCCCCGCCGAAATCTGGACAGGATATCTGGTTTTCAAAAACGCCTATGCCAGTGCGGAGTCGACCCTGGGTTTCGTCGACGGTGGGCTTTCCGGATACGATGAGGGACTCAATCGCGTCTACATCAATGGCGCGGACG harbors:
- a CDS encoding type IV secretion protein Rhs; translated protein: MKTPSLVKRLSRIASLRRFNFVMLSSSLGLFAAALFCPSALAQCGMGSWEKISYRSITGSGSLVGISGYKPTGNSQFDNDPTAPWNKGPTWKWKNRLFDGKYVTNVFVGGPPPGSNACNNCDYIIHDTYSGYWTYDDSSFGKDHFETLECSGEPWNESDISIRGLFSYPSECAFYDFDTIKTRKTLTQQVNEGCPCDPWYIDSTVGKAIAILSDPDSISAAIARAGGPIEGVLHRAFTQNMGLTTPETTTPIPFIGRGVTVTLEGCGEGPYQVIGSLNVGEFLSATDETEASILGPWATEHHVVLSDAVSFKDGKLSFEVPARRNKVTEIVESSIRLIPDQGRPIGSTTLCTNSVEFLMNLGFRSGGRSAGVLMIKNDTIDEATFTPSRLFLASFSESEVNAVREEDADGNKILRQIRVPEGLVDVVVTSPTSYDIRVYLTFQIGNADTDTGLYSPTGTPVVTYTFAEAAGSTPTNRKLSLTETRDGNAITTTYSQNTDGNWETVYGNGLKIERLTKTVSGADTTETRDLLDADETLVSRTVTVTRAFNFGTGTGSDIVTVNKTISETSGTGVDAVTTTYTYYDNPATDGMALGELKTRQTSTGNWESWTYDAQGRKAKRVSQFLGSAFNSADALNRVTTWDYATVDDLDGDDKPEALRTETDYLLGQETARRHHLTLTATNDIEDSYELGWTEERDIVCTVPGAAWDAPTNLVTTTRTGIFGERQHKTLWQKNPDGTGLILALEKLDDGGRTWTTWEGAMLPNGTIDPTTARRTEVIEDALGRETERNVYENNLLIDSTVVLERDALGRATHTAFLDGTSEQRDYACCGLNQIVSRDGITTTYERDALGRVVRETTAGIGTAYTYDAAGRTLTTSRVGSDSSTTLLATQTYNAAGRLLTSTDALGRVTAYTETLLSGGLTERKTVHPDTNEEISTFFPDGSPASVRGDAAAQWRDYAYGVETDGEYEQEYFPTGDEPSGTPAAQWVKRYRDHAGRNHLVRYPDSAEETSGYNAKGQLVRQTDADGVQTLFAYNDRGEQTVTALDINRNGVIDYAGDDRITRTATTYATRGSATVRRTITEVWEEPGDNPVIFSVTETAMDSLQSWSTARGLITHTSVTQDGAGNRTETTTAPDGSTSLLTYVQGRLIGETRKDADNVTLSEIAWAYDPHGRLASQTVTGIGATTYSYLDDGRVASVTTPDPGDGAQTTSYTYNNRGWPSKVTHPDAAETETTYYPTGQIKRTWGARTYPQEYTYDAQGRLKTLTTWKDFSGTTGEAVTTWNYDPQRGWLTQKLYADNQGPAWTYTPAGRLATRTWARGVVTTYGYTDAGDLASVTYSDSTPAVAHTYDRAGRLHTTTDAAGLLTRSYANGQLTGEVYSGTGLLSGKSVTRTFDSLQRQDSLSATSIQPVSYTYDAASRLATVTQGNLSASYSYHPNLGTVSGVIVSNGSTERARQERTFDVLGRVTRVDTLGNGSTLHARRDYTYNAANQRTQVTHEDSRRWAYGYDMLGQVTSAQKRLSDNTALPGYDFGYSFDDIGNRMSTTTNGRTAAYLSDALNRYTQRDYPGAIDVRGSASTAVTVLVNDGLTTRTGEDFFRATPFDNAASAVNAEIKIQAVDPGPPERIATETRALSNPIETDPYVMPSTPEGFLYDADGNLTQDGRWNYAWDGENRLVSAEMRENVVTETGLVCFRQENTHDSQGRRIAVIEKLQSPTLGWITANSRRLLYDGWNLLAEYQTSSSVLLSTHIWGSDLSGSTQGAGGVGGLLWTTTTTGTYAPGYDANGNIIAWIDTADGTLAGQRGYGAFGESVITTGINEELSFGFSTKYQDRLTGFYYYGYRYYSPNLGRWLSRDPIEEEGGGNLYGMMGNDLISHLDYLGLQMFGEPGTMYNPIPELPDKFKNPPPPDCSSGFCVVGTTIEDWFGKMLQVLGVDHVDIAYNGSVVYVGRGGRAGRIGTEYIKTTRVYQLSKRDNGYLKYGNGDGCMPCKKATNSDILSCLSKRKPVSGRNCQGDVQDAVGDCCLTGFMTLVGSLFPNTSGARNTE